A part of Hydrogenobacter sp. T-8 genomic DNA contains:
- a CDS encoding sigma-70 family RNA polymerase sigma factor, producing MTAEEKELVLSYLPLVQQIAYRIHRHLPASVDVRDLIGYGVLALVESLPKLDKSKNPTAYLRLRIKGAIYDYLRSLDFVSRSLRSKEKMIRQAIDKLSMEKGGEVSDEELAEYLGESPERLREDLQAISFSYLMSLDELFQEGRSYEELFESTEEGPEEAVIRKDLREKLLKAIETLDYREKLVLQLLYYEELPLKEVAGLLGVSMARVSQIKANAIEKLKRFLASVE from the coding sequence ATGACCGCAGAAGAGAAAGAGCTTGTGCTTTCTTACCTGCCCTTAGTTCAGCAGATAGCCTACCGCATACACAGACACCTACCTGCCTCTGTGGATGTAAGAGACTTAATAGGATATGGAGTTCTGGCTCTTGTGGAGTCTCTGCCAAAGTTAGACAAAAGCAAAAACCCTACCGCTTACCTCAGGCTCCGTATAAAGGGAGCTATATACGACTACTTGAGAAGTCTTGATTTTGTAAGCAGGAGCCTTAGGTCTAAAGAAAAGATGATAAGGCAAGCTATTGATAAGCTCAGTATGGAAAAGGGCGGTGAAGTAAGCGATGAGGAGCTGGCGGAATATCTTGGTGAGAGCCCAGAAAGGCTTAGAGAAGACCTTCAGGCAATAAGCTTTTCTTATCTTATGAGCCTGGATGAACTTTTTCAAGAGGGTAGGAGCTACGAGGAGCTTTTTGAAAGCACAGAAGAAGGACCAGAAGAGGCAGTAATTAGAAAAGACCTCAGAGAAAAACTGCTTAAGGCTATAGAGACTCTTGACTACAGAGAAAAGTTGGTCTTACAGCTTCTCTATTACGAGGAGTTACCACTAAAAGAGGTGGCAGGGCTTTTAGGCGTATCTATGGCAAGGGTTTCTCAAATAAAGGCTAATGCCATAGAAAAGCTCAAGAGGTTTTTAGCTTCTGTTGAATGA
- a CDS encoding SbcC/MukB-like Walker B domain-containing protein, with translation MRPIRLELENFTVYRGKHSIDFSPLSFFVIKGKTGAGKTSLIDAICYALYGKVPRYGGEKAHAHLVSKGQKFMQVSLEFSVKGKRYKIEREYSEGRRKSHSEFRFYEEGKPKPFRERELEDYLKNVLRLDYGIFTKVILLPQNQFDRFLKPQNQRERREILNSLLGFSELISSLKDLVGEEYKHLTGKLQLMQQRFEQMAHITPELILQKEKELERVEKEYKELSEEASKLTDLLLRCKERDSLLQEYKKTLENLNNLSLQEEDIASKKQLLETALEILPYLPKVEQYENLLLQEENLKEEKKKKELDLKKHYDERELAEQEFKRIEGEFKNLELYHNKRIEISQTLQLIEQYLSFKKDLEKIEGDIQRLEEQKNLYETQLKELRERSRKGYEKIREVEQAIQKLEEEGIEQEFIQSQRIKEQVEKLSELKREQEQVKKQVEILEKDLKGKEEELNKALKEKEKLEHAIEEIEREIYNLRNFLEKEGELLQESFRLKEQLSKALELKQVSEEKAMHKQKLQELEKNLSLMEEELEKLKERRLEVYAFEIRSSLKEGDICPVCGHRLEHIEFEGKGEDIASLIRRQEELERAINGLRSELFERQAKFSLLENKEKELQESLHGLSTEDIHRKLSEVEDILKEIEEKKRLLKDKEQTLRDLKTKQSELSNFIDNLRSEEGRIREEFLSKNSILERLIEEIDSLVKSLGEPLDVVLEKVKEVEKAYEELKLLRERERKFKQRFDEIQKELMEKEKKYAELEERLKGLAEQKRSLEEKLMDLGGRVIKATGESPSELLAHKLKKQNQELERRIREVQENYQKTLSYLQRLREQETRLTSDIQNIERMLYQLQTQKQSMASEIYFLQEKFGSLQNLKRYALSQEQIRELQQEIEEYNRERHNLENRLKELEVKLQSLRELPETFQVEEELKNLNASIEENRRLHGSLHSDIEKLKKDLSEKQRLEKELSELRMNLSLYERLRNDLVDNQFPEYVSQLMLKRIIDRASYYLFKFTTGLFTFDLLEGDLHVYDHSTGYHRVVSSLSGGETFLASLSLAFAVADILSQNAPLESLFIDEGFGSLDRETRDSLSEFFDMIRQSTDRLVGVITHVEDIAEKFSQRIEVEKRDGYARLKVIY, from the coding sequence ATGAGACCCATAAGGCTTGAGCTTGAAAACTTCACCGTCTACAGAGGAAAGCACAGTATTGATTTTTCACCTCTTAGCTTTTTTGTCATAAAGGGCAAAACTGGTGCAGGAAAGACAAGCCTTATTGATGCCATATGCTACGCTTTGTATGGAAAAGTTCCAAGATACGGAGGAGAAAAAGCCCATGCACACCTTGTCTCCAAAGGTCAAAAGTTTATGCAAGTGTCCTTGGAGTTTTCTGTAAAGGGAAAAAGATACAAAATAGAAAGAGAATATTCAGAAGGTAGAAGGAAAAGCCATTCAGAGTTTAGGTTCTACGAAGAAGGGAAACCCAAGCCTTTTAGAGAAAGGGAATTAGAAGACTATCTCAAAAATGTGCTTAGGCTTGACTATGGTATTTTTACAAAGGTTATATTGCTACCTCAAAACCAGTTTGATAGGTTTTTAAAGCCACAAAATCAAAGGGAAAGAAGAGAAATACTCAATTCCTTGCTTGGATTTTCTGAGCTTATTTCCTCACTAAAAGACTTAGTGGGAGAAGAGTATAAACATCTCACTGGCAAGCTTCAGCTTATGCAACAGAGATTTGAGCAGATGGCTCATATAACTCCAGAACTTATACTTCAAAAGGAGAAAGAACTTGAGAGGGTGGAAAAAGAATATAAGGAGCTTTCAGAAGAGGCATCCAAACTAACAGACCTACTTCTAAGGTGTAAGGAACGGGACAGCCTTTTGCAGGAATACAAAAAAACATTGGAAAACTTAAACAATTTATCCCTTCAAGAAGAAGACATAGCAAGCAAAAAACAACTTCTTGAGACCGCCCTTGAAATACTTCCTTACCTTCCAAAGGTAGAACAGTATGAGAACCTTCTTTTGCAAGAAGAAAATCTCAAAGAAGAGAAAAAGAAAAAAGAGCTTGACCTAAAAAAGCATTATGACGAAAGGGAGCTTGCGGAGCAGGAGTTTAAAAGGATAGAAGGAGAGTTTAAAAACCTTGAGTTATACCACAATAAACGAATTGAGATAAGCCAAACCTTACAGCTTATTGAGCAATATTTAAGTTTCAAAAAAGACTTAGAGAAGATAGAGGGAGATATACAGCGTTTAGAGGAGCAAAAAAACCTTTACGAAACACAGTTAAAGGAGCTAAGGGAAAGGTCTCGCAAAGGTTATGAGAAGATAAGAGAGGTGGAGCAAGCCATACAAAAACTTGAGGAAGAGGGTATAGAGCAAGAGTTTATTCAATCTCAGAGGATAAAGGAGCAGGTGGAGAAGTTGAGTGAATTGAAGAGGGAGCAGGAACAGGTCAAAAAACAGGTAGAAATACTTGAAAAAGACCTAAAAGGCAAGGAGGAGGAGCTAAACAAAGCACTAAAAGAAAAGGAGAAACTGGAGCATGCCATAGAAGAAATAGAAAGAGAGATATATAACCTTAGGAACTTTTTAGAAAAAGAGGGTGAACTACTTCAGGAGAGCTTTAGGCTTAAGGAACAGCTAAGTAAAGCTTTGGAACTCAAGCAGGTAAGCGAAGAGAAAGCTATGCATAAACAAAAATTGCAAGAGCTGGAGAAAAACCTAAGCCTTATGGAAGAAGAGTTGGAAAAGCTAAAAGAAAGAAGGCTTGAGGTGTATGCCTTTGAGATAAGGTCAAGTTTGAAGGAAGGAGACATATGTCCCGTATGCGGTCATAGATTGGAGCATATAGAATTTGAAGGAAAGGGAGAAGACATCGCAAGTCTAATTAGAAGACAAGAAGAATTAGAAAGAGCTATAAATGGTCTTAGGTCTGAGCTTTTTGAAAGGCAAGCCAAGTTCTCCCTTTTGGAAAATAAGGAAAAGGAATTGCAAGAATCACTGCATGGACTTTCCACAGAGGATATTCACAGAAAACTCTCTGAGGTAGAGGACATTCTAAAGGAAATTGAGGAAAAAAAGAGGCTTTTAAAGGACAAGGAGCAAACCTTAAGAGACCTCAAGACCAAACAATCTGAACTATCCAACTTTATAGACAACCTAAGGTCCGAAGAAGGCAGAATAAGAGAGGAGTTTCTCTCAAAGAACTCTATCCTTGAGAGGCTTATAGAAGAAATAGACTCCTTAGTTAAGTCTTTGGGAGAACCTTTGGATGTGGTGCTTGAAAAGGTCAAAGAAGTAGAAAAGGCGTATGAGGAGCTTAAGTTGTTGAGGGAAAGGGAAAGGAAGTTTAAACAGAGGTTTGATGAGATACAAAAAGAGCTTATGGAAAAGGAAAAGAAGTATGCGGAGCTTGAAGAGAGGTTAAAGGGATTAGCAGAGCAGAAGAGGTCTTTGGAAGAAAAACTTATGGACTTAGGCGGTAGGGTTATAAAAGCTACCGGAGAAAGCCCCTCTGAACTCTTAGCACACAAGCTAAAAAAACAAAACCAAGAGTTGGAAAGAAGGATAAGGGAAGTGCAGGAGAACTACCAAAAGACCCTCTCCTACTTGCAAAGATTGAGAGAGCAAGAAACGAGGCTTACTTCGGATATTCAAAACATAGAAAGGATGCTTTATCAATTGCAGACTCAAAAACAAAGCATGGCAAGTGAGATATACTTTCTCCAAGAGAAGTTTGGTAGTTTGCAAAACCTCAAAAGATATGCTTTGAGTCAAGAGCAAATAAGGGAGCTTCAACAAGAGATAGAAGAATATAACAGAGAAAGGCATAATCTTGAAAATAGACTAAAGGAGCTTGAGGTAAAACTTCAAAGCCTAAGAGAACTTCCTGAAACCTTTCAGGTTGAAGAGGAATTAAAGAACTTAAATGCATCTATTGAGGAAAACAGAAGACTGCACGGAAGTCTCCACAGCGATATAGAAAAGCTAAAGAAAGACCTTTCCGAGAAACAACGTTTGGAAAAGGAACTTTCTGAGCTTCGCATGAACTTGAGTCTTTACGAAAGGCTAAGGAACGACCTTGTAGACAATCAATTTCCAGAGTATGTGAGCCAGCTTATGCTAAAAAGGATTATTGATAGGGCAAGTTATTACCTTTTTAAATTCACTACGGGACTTTTTACCTTTGACCTACTTGAGGGAGACCTACATGTATATGACCACTCTACTGGATATCACAGGGTTGTTTCCAGTTTGAGCGGTGGTGAGACCTTTTTGGCGAGCCTTTCTCTTGCCTTTGCGGTTGCGGACATACTTTCCCAAAATGCACCTCTTGAAAGTCTTTTCATAGATGAGGGCTTTGGTTCTTTAGATAGGGAAACAAGAGATTCCCTTTCTGAGTTTTTTGATATGATAAGGCAGTCCACAGACAGGCTTGTGGGAGTTATAACCCACGTGGAAGACATAGCGGAAAAGTTTAGTCAAAGAATAGAAGTGGAAAAAAGGGACGGCTACGCAAGGCTTAAGGTCATATATTAA
- a CDS encoding M16 family metallopeptidase, producing the protein MRFIILLLFLLSLSFGGARVQEHILENGVKLITKETRGRGIVSGVIFIRSGTHGEKRRGLTNLTALLLTKGTKTYSSYQIASTFEDYGGSVYASASDDYVEIGFSTKVEGLKEGLRVIRSMLLEPLFSEEDLERERRNVLQAIRARRERGQELAVDALRRITYKGSNYEVFPLGLEEDVKAISREDVINRWQEILRSKNVVVSLVGDFKTEQVLPMLREVFSEIPEGEYPLNPVDVPMREDLLERVKRPGSQATVLCAFDAPEFKGREYFAFKVLDAVLGDGMTSKLFKELREKRGYAYAVYSTYPTRLSSPRLIAYIGTSPEKKEDALRDLMEVIKNSEITPEDVELAKNKIVGDFLLARQTRARQAWYLGFFEVMGFGWKMDSEYVDKIRSVSFEEVQALREKYLKIHHCVVVEP; encoded by the coding sequence ATGAGGTTTATAATACTTTTGCTTTTTTTACTTAGCCTTTCCTTTGGAGGTGCAAGGGTGCAGGAACACATTTTGGAAAATGGAGTAAAGCTGATAACAAAGGAAACAAGGGGAAGAGGTATAGTCTCTGGTGTGATATTTATAAGGTCTGGGACGCATGGGGAGAAAAGGAGAGGGCTTACGAACCTTACCGCCTTGCTCCTTACAAAAGGCACAAAGACCTATAGCTCTTACCAGATAGCAAGCACCTTTGAGGACTATGGAGGTAGCGTATACGCCTCTGCCAGCGATGATTATGTGGAGATAGGCTTTTCCACTAAGGTGGAGGGTCTAAAGGAGGGTCTAAGAGTCATAAGGAGTATGCTCCTTGAGCCACTCTTTTCTGAAGAAGACCTTGAGAGGGAAAGACGAAACGTGCTACAGGCTATAAGGGCGAGAAGAGAAAGGGGGCAAGAGCTTGCGGTGGACGCTCTGCGAAGAATTACCTACAAGGGTTCTAACTACGAGGTTTTTCCTCTTGGTCTTGAGGAAGATGTAAAGGCTATAAGCAGGGAAGATGTGATAAATAGGTGGCAGGAAATACTGCGTTCTAAAAATGTGGTGGTAAGTCTTGTGGGAGATTTTAAGACAGAGCAGGTTTTACCTATGCTTAGAGAGGTTTTTTCTGAAATTCCCGAGGGAGAGTATCCACTAAATCCTGTGGATGTGCCTATGAGGGAAGACCTATTAGAAAGGGTGAAAAGACCGGGCTCTCAAGCTACGGTGCTTTGTGCCTTTGACGCTCCTGAGTTTAAGGGAAGAGAATACTTTGCCTTTAAGGTGTTGGATGCTGTGCTTGGAGATGGTATGACCTCAAAGCTCTTTAAGGAACTAAGAGAAAAAAGGGGCTACGCCTATGCGGTCTATTCCACATATCCCACTCGCCTTTCCTCTCCAAGGCTAATAGCCTATATAGGCACTTCTCCTGAGAAAAAGGAAGATGCTCTTAGAGACTTGATGGAAGTGATAAAGAATAGTGAAATAACGCCAGAGGATGTGGAGCTTGCCAAAAACAAGATAGTGGGAGACTTTCTATTGGCTCGCCAAACAAGGGCAAGACAGGCATGGTATTTAGGCTTTTTTGAGGTAATGGGCTTTGGCTGGAAGATGGACTCAGAGTATGTGGACAAAATAAGGTCAGTGAGTTTTGAAGAGGTGCAAGCCTTAAGAGAAAAATACCTTAAAATACATCACTGTGTGGTGGTGGAACCCTAA
- a CDS encoding M16 family metallopeptidase has translation MATMVFAGELRTYKLPNGAKLVVNKREDTEAVALHVWFKVGSAYEDYQQKGMAHFLEHMLFNGSEKYPYGQIDYIIESLGGNLNAGTSKDYTFYHITIAKPYWKQALEVLYQLTQKPLLLENMVEKEKPIVIEELRRGKDNPTTVLWEEFEKVFYKVSPYRHPIIGYEETIQKFTRDMLLEFYHNFYQPRNMFVVVVGYVEPEEVYKEVLETFGKEEGKPVPKVEILPEPEQLESRSKTIRDKRVERTYWLIGWRAPAIGTKEYYALAVLDQILGNGRTSLFYRELREKGLVYSVSTGDFGKPRDNLFFIYATLDQEKLEEVKARVFELMRSLKETLTEDEVQKAKERLINSEAFALERVERDAFYIGYSLTVVGLLDYYKYFDNNIRSVRREDVLRVLEKYILSKPYSEVIMVPER, from the coding sequence ATGGCGACAATGGTTTTTGCTGGAGAGCTAAGGACTTATAAGCTTCCTAACGGTGCAAAGTTAGTGGTAAATAAGAGAGAGGATACAGAAGCGGTAGCCTTGCATGTGTGGTTCAAGGTTGGCTCTGCCTACGAGGACTATCAGCAAAAGGGTATGGCTCACTTTTTGGAGCATATGCTCTTTAACGGCTCGGAGAAGTATCCATACGGACAGATAGACTACATTATAGAAAGTCTTGGTGGAAACCTTAACGCCGGCACTTCAAAGGATTATACCTTTTACCACATAACTATAGCAAAGCCTTATTGGAAACAAGCCCTTGAAGTGCTCTATCAGTTAACTCAAAAGCCTCTGCTCTTGGAAAACATGGTGGAAAAGGAAAAGCCCATTGTTATAGAGGAGCTAAGGCGTGGAAAGGACAATCCTACTACAGTCCTGTGGGAAGAGTTTGAAAAGGTCTTTTACAAAGTCTCTCCATACAGACATCCTATTATAGGCTACGAGGAAACCATTCAGAAGTTTACAAGAGACATGCTCCTTGAGTTTTACCACAACTTTTACCAGCCAAGGAACATGTTTGTGGTGGTGGTGGGATATGTGGAGCCGGAGGAGGTCTACAAGGAAGTGTTGGAAACCTTTGGAAAAGAAGAAGGTAAGCCTGTGCCAAAGGTGGAGATATTGCCAGAGCCAGAGCAGTTGGAAAGTCGCTCAAAGACCATAAGGGACAAAAGAGTGGAAAGGACATACTGGCTCATAGGTTGGAGAGCTCCTGCCATAGGCACGAAGGAATACTATGCCCTTGCAGTGCTTGACCAAATATTGGGAAATGGTAGGACTTCTCTCTTTTATAGGGAATTAAGGGAAAAGGGTCTTGTTTACAGCGTATCTACAGGAGACTTTGGAAAACCAAGGGATAACCTATTTTTCATTTACGCTACCTTGGACCAAGAGAAATTGGAGGAAGTAAAGGCAAGGGTCTTTGAGCTTATGAGGTCTCTCAAAGAAACTTTGACAGAAGATGAGGTTCAAAAGGCAAAGGAAAGGCTCATAAATTCAGAAGCCTTTGCCCTTGAGAGGGTAGAAAGGGATGCCTTTTATATTGGTTATTCTCTTACCGTTGTAGGTCTGCTGGACTATTACAAATACTTTGACAACAACATAAGAAGCGTGCGTCGTGAGGATGTGTTAAGGGTTCTTGAGAAATATATCCTTAGCAAGCCTTACAGTGAAGTTATTATGGTGCCAGAGAGATGA
- a CDS encoding DUF29 domain-containing protein, whose protein sequence is MRTISKEELKALYRKDFPLWAEINHELLKEKLYDLVDWENLLEEIEDMARSDLKTCISQLARILEHLYKWDNFRNLAGGETAGRGWIKSVNNARREILAMFDVYPSLRNKLPNEVSTAWKFAKRKLENWLEDNDYNPEDFYIPEECPYTYEEAMTRDLRKEL, encoded by the coding sequence ATGAGAACCATAAGCAAAGAAGAGCTTAAAGCACTCTATCGCAAGGACTTTCCACTTTGGGCGGAGATAAACCACGAGCTTTTGAAGGAGAAACTCTACGACCTTGTGGACTGGGAAAACCTCTTGGAGGAAATAGAAGATATGGCACGGTCTGATTTGAAGACTTGTATAAGTCAATTGGCAAGGATATTGGAGCATCTCTACAAGTGGGATAACTTCAGAAACCTCGCTGGTGGAGAAACTGCAGGAAGAGGCTGGATAAAAAGTGTAAACAATGCAAGAAGGGAAATATTGGCAATGTTTGATGTTTATCCAAGTTTGAGGAATAAATTGCCTAACGAAGTTAGCACTGCATGGAAGTTTGCAAAGAGGAAGCTTGAAAACTGGCTTGAAGATAATGACTACAATCCGGAAGACTTTTATATTCCAGAGGAATGTCCCTATACTTACGAGGAGGCTATGACAAGGGACTTGAGAAAGGAGCTATGA
- a CDS encoding metallophosphoesterase family protein has product MRILHIADLHAGKRLYDRIGRNEDLLYALEQIKNICKEERVDILLIAGDVFDKRNPDFESQGLIMEFLTEMNALGLHILLIAGNHDSYDFMKIYKNLRKLANIHVFDRPSANLKESIFQYEQLKVACLPYPDERVLTHFDEERQRSYAEKVANYMRALAHEVEDSRYRVLVAHMMVDRAQIAGSELQSSVSPYYAIKAETIPDTFQYVALGHVHRNQRIEGIAPKVYYSGSPYQIDFSEKGMDKFVNLVVLEDGMAKVEPIRLDLKRQLVEIRLKEGEDIQKSLEPLAKENLLVRVVMEVKMSDPFFQQKRDAVFRILGDRLARLEIEPVGTFQETKAETGKMDLLSLYEDFHRFKYRSEPSEDLKALLQKLIDKVSHETHKA; this is encoded by the coding sequence CTCTTGTATGCCCTTGAGCAGATAAAAAACATATGCAAAGAAGAGAGGGTAGACATTCTTTTGATAGCGGGAGATGTCTTTGACAAGAGAAACCCTGACTTTGAATCTCAGGGGTTGATAATGGAATTCCTCACAGAAATGAACGCCCTTGGACTGCATATACTGCTTATAGCAGGAAACCACGACAGCTACGACTTTATGAAGATATACAAAAACCTGAGGAAACTTGCGAACATTCATGTCTTTGATAGACCTTCTGCAAACCTCAAGGAATCCATATTTCAATACGAACAATTAAAGGTTGCCTGCCTTCCCTATCCCGATGAGAGGGTCCTGACTCACTTTGACGAAGAAAGGCAAAGAAGCTATGCGGAAAAAGTAGCGAATTACATGAGAGCCCTTGCACATGAAGTAGAAGACTCACGCTATAGGGTTCTTGTTGCCCACATGATGGTAGACAGAGCCCAAATAGCTGGCAGTGAACTCCAGTCAAGCGTAAGCCCCTACTATGCGATAAAGGCAGAGACAATCCCAGATACCTTTCAGTATGTAGCTTTAGGGCATGTTCACAGAAATCAAAGGATAGAAGGCATAGCCCCCAAGGTCTATTATTCGGGCAGTCCTTACCAGATAGATTTTTCAGAAAAGGGCATGGATAAGTTTGTAAACTTGGTGGTGCTTGAGGATGGCATGGCAAAGGTAGAACCTATAAGGCTTGACCTTAAGAGACAGCTTGTGGAGATAAGATTGAAGGAGGGAGAAGATATACAAAAATCTCTTGAACCACTGGCTAAGGAAAACCTACTGGTAAGGGTTGTCATGGAGGTAAAAATGTCAGACCCCTTTTTCCAGCAAAAGAGAGATGCTGTTTTTAGAATCCTTGGCGATAGACTGGCAAGGCTTGAAATAGAACCTGTAGGAACTTTTCAAGAGACAAAGGCGGAGACTGGCAAGATGGACTTGCTTAGCTTGTATGAGGACTTTCATAGGTTCAAATACAGGTCAGAACCCTCTGAAGACCTAAAGGCTTTACTTCAAAAACTTATAGACAAAGTTAGCCATGAGACCCATAAGGCTTGA